The Kogia breviceps isolate mKogBre1 chromosome 4, mKogBre1 haplotype 1, whole genome shotgun sequence genome window below encodes:
- the WIZ gene encoding protein Wiz isoform X7 produces MDGPLAGGLAAPDRPRGPERLPGPAPREDIEGGAEVAEGEGCIFRSTHYLPVPKESPRDILDGRGGISVANFDPGTFSLMRCDFCGAGFDTRAGLSSHARAHLRDFGITNWELTVSPINILQELLATSAAERPPSPLCREPGVPPSGFLTSRRPRLPLTVPFPPTWAEDPGPAYGDAQSLTTCEVCGACFETRKGLSSHARSHLRQLGVAESESSGAPIDLLYELVKQKGLPDTPLGLPAGLTKKSSSPKEMVAGAPRPGLLALAKPLDAPAVNKAIKSPPGFSAKGLAHPPSSPLLKKASLALAGSPTPKNPEDKSPQLSLSPRPASPKAQWPQSEDEGPLNLTSGPEPARDIRCEFCGEFFENRKGLSSHARSHLRQMGVTEWYVNGSPIDTLREILKRRTQSRPGGHHNLSGPSPKALAKMVGSGGPGSSLEARSPADLHLSPLAKKLPPPPGSPLGHSPTASPPPTARKMFPGLSPSLPKKLKPEQMRVEIKREMLPGALHGEPHPSEGPWVAPREDMTPLNLSSRAEPVRDIRCEFCGEFFENRKGLSSHARSHLRQMGVTEWSVNGSPIDTLREILKKKSKPCLIKKEPPAGDLAPALAEDGPLTVAPGPMQAPLPLAPMGGRPGKPGAGPAQVPRELSLTPITGAKPSATSYLGSVAAKRPLQEDRLLPAEVKAKTYIQTELPFKAKTLHEKTSHSSTEACCELCGLYFENRKALASHARAHLRQFGVTEWCVNGSPIETLSEWIKHRPQKVGAYRSYIQGGRPFTKKFRSAGHGRDGDKRPPLGLAPGGLAVVGRSAGCEPGLEAGRAADSGERPLAASPPGTMKAEEHQRQNINKFERRQARPPDSSAARGGEEANDLHQKLEEVRQPPPRVRPVPSLVPRPPQTSLVKFVGNIYTLKCRFCEVEFQGPLSIQEEWVRHLQRHILEMNFSKADPPPEEPQAPQAQTAAAEAP; encoded by the exons tgGCTAACTTCGACCCGGGCACCTTCAGCCTGATGCGCTGTGACTTCTGCGGGGCCGGCTTTGACACTCGTGCTGGCCTCTCCAGCCACGCCCGGGCCCACCTGCGTGACTTTGGTATCACCAACTGGGAGCTCACTGTCTCACCCATCAACATCCTGCAAGAGCTGCTGGCCACCTCAGCTGCTGAGCGGCCCCCCAGCCCCCTGTGTCGTGAACCTGGGGTGCCGCCTAGTGGCTTCCTGACCTCCCGCCGGCCCCGCTTACCTCTTACAGTGCCCTTCCCACCCACCTGGGCTGAGGACCCTGGGCCAGCCTACGGAGATG CCCAGAGCCTGACCACCTGCGAGGTCTGTGGTGCCTGCTTTGAGACACGCAAGGGCCTGTCCAGCCACGCGCGTTCCCACCTGCGGCAGCTTGGGGTGGCTGAGTCGGAGAGCAGCGGTGCCCCCATCGACCTCCTCTACGAGCTCGTGAAGCAGAAGGGCCTGCCCGACACACCCCTTGGGCTGCCCGCGGGCCTGACTAAGAAGTCCAGCTCGCCGAAGGAAATGGTTGCTGGAGCCCCACGACCCGGCCTGCTCGCCCTGGCCAAGCCCCTCGATGCCCCTGCAGTCAACAAGGCTATCAAGTCACCTCCCGGCTTCTCGGCCAAGGGCCTGGCCCACCCGCCCAGCTCCCCACTCCTCAAGAAGGCATCACTGGCCCTGGCGGGCTCCCCTACCCCCAAGAATCCTGAGGACAAGAGCCCCCAGCTGTCCCTGAGCCCCCGGCCGGCTTCCCCAAAGGCACAGTGGCCCCAGTCTGAGGACGAGGGGCCCCTGAACCTCA CTTCGGGCCCAGAGCCGGCACGTGACATCCGCTGTGAGTTCTGTGGCGAGTTCTTCGAGAACCGAAAGGGCCTGTCGAGCCATGCACGCTCGCACCTGCGGCAGATGGGCGTGACCGAGTGGTACGTCAACGGCTCACCCATCGACACGCTGCGGGAGATCCTCAAGAGACGGACCCAGTCCCGGCCTGGCGGACATCACAACCTGTCAGGGCCTAGCCCAAAAGCCCTGGCCAAGATGGTGGGCAGCGGAGGTCCTGGCAGCTCACTGGAAGCCCGCAGCCCCGCGGACCTTCATCTCTCACCCCTGGCCAAGAAGTTGCCGCCGCCACCAGGCAGCCCCCTGGGCCACTCACCAactgcctctcctcctcccacgGCCCGGAAGATGTTCCCAGGCCTCTCACCCTCCCTGCCCAAGAAGCTGAAGCCTGAACAAATGCGGGTGGAGATCAAGCGGGAGATGCTGCCGGGGGCCCTTCATGGGGAGCCGCACCCATCCGAGGGTCCCTGGGTGGCACCTCGGGAAGACATGACCCCCTTGAACCTGT CGTCCCGGGCAGAGCCAGTACGTGACATCCGCTGTGAGTTCTGTGGCGAGTTCTTCGAGAACCGAAAGGGCCTGTCGAGCCATGCACGCTCGCACCTGCGGCAGATGGGTGTGACCGAGTGGTCTGTCAATGGCTCACCCATCGACACGCTGCGGGAGATCCTCAAGAAGAAATCCAAACCATGCCTCATCAAGAAGGAGCCGCCGGCCGGAGACCTAGCCCCTGCCTTGGCTGAGGATGGGCCCCTCACGGTGGCCCCTGGGCCCATGCAGGCCCCTTTGCCGCTGGCGCCAATGGGTGGCCGGCCAGGCAAACCAGGAGCTGGGCCAGCCCAGGTTCCCCGCGAGCTCAGCCTGACACCCATCACTGGTGCCAAGCCTTCAGCCACCAGCTACCTGGGCTCAGTGGCAGCCAAGCGGCCCCTGCAGGAGGACCGCCTCCTCCCAGCAGAGGTCAAGGCCAAGACCTACATCCAGACTGAACTGCCCTTCAAGGCAAAGACCCTCCATGAGAAGACCTCCCACTCCT CCACTGAGGCCTGCTGCGAGCTGTGTGGCCTTTACTTCGAAAACCGCAAGGCCCTGGCCAGTCACGCACGGGCGCACCTGCGGCAGTTCGGCGTGACCGAGTGGTGTGTGAACGGCTCACCCATCGAGACACTGAGTGAGTGGATCAAGCACCGGCCCCAGAAGGTGGGCGCCTACCGCAGCTACATCCAGGGCGGCCGTCCCTTCACCAAGAAGTTTCGCAGTGCCGGCCATGGCCGAGATGGCGACAAGCGGCCGCCCCTGGGGCTGGCACCTGGGGGCCTGGCCGTGGTGGGCCGTAGTGCCGGGTGTGAGCCAGGGCTCGAGGCTGGCCGGGCAGCTGACAGTGGTGAGCGGCCTCTGGCAGCCAGCCCGCCAGGCACTATGAAGGCTGAGGAGCACCAGCGGCAGAACATCAACA AATTTGAGCGCCGACAAGCCCGCCCTCCAGATTCCTCTGCGGCCCGGGGTGGTGAGGAGGCCAATGACCTGcaccagaagctggaggaggtGCGGCAGCCTCCGCCCCGGGTCCGGCCAGTCCCCTCCCTGGTGCCCCGGCCCCCCCAGACATCACTCGTCAAGTTCGTTGGCAACATCTACACCCTCAAGTGCAG GTTCTGTGAGGTGGAATTCCAGGGGCCTCTCTCGATCCAGGAGGAGTGGGTGCGGCACTTACAGCGGCACATCCTGGAGATGAATTTCTCCAAAGCGGACCCTCCGCCCGAGGAGCCCCAGGCCCCACAGGCACAGACAGCAGCAGCAGAGGCGCCCTAA